Proteins from a single region of Anastrepha ludens isolate Willacy chromosome 5, idAnaLude1.1, whole genome shotgun sequence:
- the LOC128862957 gene encoding uncharacterized protein LOC128862957, translated as MFNSRSTNLLKSKTPTLIHTRITMDSAVPTSNFNPKISLETPLKDYERLMNEKVESEDIDDDDVLQSNYQKISAAAREALWELLFGSDSLTKEDQAKIAAFLNKLKEDACFNDPFTYNNWITGIRDELLKRQMLDFWREHMVEKELGPCWARDSDYFDDMEDPRPAAFYNYAGCVAPFGQVTGERRNSAIPEMPQSTTEDRVDLDADFEADISTDTPADDYENLMNTKVRADQLVEDEIIKRNFTKIAIAARDIIWKLLFSKETVSEESQTKAGDLLYKLKADACFFDPWSYNKWISSVRDELLKRQMVDFWREHIVAKELGPCWARDSDYFDDMDDKEPAEFYNCAGCVAPFSKPES; from the exons ATGTTTAACTCCAGGTCTACCAatcttttaaaatcaaaaactcCCACACTAATTCATACTAGAATCACCATGGACAGCGCT GTACCAACGTCCAATTTCAATCCAAAAATATCTTTGGAGACACCTTTAAAAGATTACGAGCGGCTTATGAACGAAAAAGTTGAATCGGAGGATATAGATGACGACGATGTTCTGCAGAGTAATTATCAGAAAATATCGGCAGCAGCACGTGAAGCTCTATGGGAGTTGCTTTTTGGGTCTGATTCCTTAACGAAAGAGGATCAAGCTAAAATTGCtgcttttttaaataagttgaaAGAAGATGCATGTTTCAATGACCCATTTACGTATAATAACTGGATTACTGGTATTCGCGATGAACTATTGAAGCGACAGATGCTGGATTTTTGGCGAGAACATATGGTAGAAAAAGAATTGGGTCCTTGCTGGGCAAGAGATTCTGACTATTTTGACGATATGGAAGATCCAAGACCAGCTGCTTTCTATAATTatgctggttgtgttgctcctTTTGGACAAGTAACTGGGGAGAGGCGAAATTCTGCTATACCAGAAATGCCGCAATCTACCACAGAAGATCGTGTAGAT CTTGATGCAGATTTTGAAGCAGACATCTCTACTGATACGCCAGCTGATGACTACGAAAACTTAATGAATACAAAAGTTCGAGCAGATCAACTTGTCGAGGATGAAATCATTAAACGTAATTTTACCAAAATTGCAATAGCAGCGCGTGATATTATCTGGAAACTCTTATTTTCGAAAGAAACTGTTTCCGAAGAAAGTCAAACTAAAGCCGGCGACTTACTATATAAGTTAAAAGCCGATGCATGCTTTTTTGACCCTTGGTCTTATAATAAATGGATAAGTTCGGTTCGCGATGAGCTACTCAAGCGCCAAATGGTTGATTTCTGGCGTGAGCATATAGTAGCCAAAGAATTGGGGCCTTGCTGGGCAAGAGATTCTGATTATTTTGACGATATGGACGATAAAGAGCCAGCGGAGTTTTATAATTGCGCTGGTTGTGTGGCACCTTTCAGCAAACCTGAAAGTTAA
- the LOC128863921 gene encoding X-ray repair cross-complementing protein 5, translating into MAANKEFLVVVLDIRPTANEDFKLKSVKLVADILKDKICAGRKDFVSFVLLGSEKTLNDVNEHVFPDGYNNITQYQQPQCPTWQLLLNFYKFVNEDACDDGEWLDALVVAMEVLKRGEECFKFQRSRILFFYDFNDAPNSYDMYDVIVQNVAQTEVELVIISENIQYVDNPISGLPKVIFREGKKSKQQLKNEDYALQLITNCSAKLYNFEEAKRCVFKIINKRPWVWNSKLTVGSEITIKISGVIYMKDESNIKLKKCWGQEDELVSRELKSFVRGTEIEPSETELIEGYMLGSTPIPFDESLKDEKERYEPGLKFVGFMKRDSIPDEYFCGDSLYWIVHQKGMNASAQKLDALVRAMTNTNMAMLCCKVYSVGFNAPKMVVLLPNKLHPDRPASLTMIEIAYHSQYQYFQFPRLRTPKTECTNEQIDAIDNLIDSMDLSLNPKESDVPRDICQPDLLPFESLPHIYEQNVMDVLERKIISNVKEDEQFAEMLEDKNFVEIFWKIPELREKVSKHAAKVVKSLFPLEENVPKVPTSGKTKVKSENTESGASTSIEGNSPQICDKVSENTPADDFRQLIQNNVLKIQNRTERDAKFQMYAQQMRSVIWYLLFDTKDKLNYKKLEEALEIYRKQCYDFNSFDEYNEWISEVKKKVVPNKLQDFWQHVVAEKDLGLCFVSTDWLESKRALEKFYELPVDDMAEHNE; encoded by the exons ATGGCTGCGAATAAG GAGTTTCTTGTTGTCGTATTGGATATACGCCCAACCGCTAATGAAGATTTTAAACTAAAGTCGGTAAAATTAGTAGCAGACATTTTGAAAGATAAG ATTTGCGCCGGTAGAAAAGATTTCGTTTCATTTGTATTGCTCGGTAGTGAAAAAACATTGAACGATGTAAATGAGCATGTTTTTCCAGATGGTTATAACAATATAACGCAGTATCAGCAGCCACAATGTCCTACTTGGCAGTTACTGTTAAACTTctataaatttgtaaatgaaGACGCTTGTGACGATGGTGAATGGTTAGATGCTCTTGTGGTTGCGATGGAGGTGCTCAAAAGGGGTGAAGA atgtttcaaatttcaaagatcgcgcattttgttcttttatgaTTTCAATGATGCACCGAATTCATATGACATGTACGACGTTATTGTACAAAATGTAGCACAAACAGAAGTCGAATTGGTTATTAT CTCTGAGAATATACAATACGTCGATAATCCAATCAGCGGTCTGCCCAAAGTAATATTTCGCGAAGGCAAGAAAAGTAAGCAGCAGTTGAAAAATGAAGATTATGCTTTGCAACTTATCACAAATTGCAGCGCAAAACTGTATAACTTTGAAGAAGCTAAACGCTgcgttttcaaaattattaacaaaCGACCTTGGGTGTGGAACAGCAAACTAACAGTTGGTTCAGAAATCACAATTAAAATATCTGGAGTTATCTATATGAAGGACGAgagtaatataaaattaaagaaatgctgGGGCCAAGAAGATGAACTTGTTTCTCGCGAACTGAAGTCCTTTGTGCGTGGCACAGAAATAGAGCCTAGTGAAACTGAGCTTATTGAAGGTTACATGTTAGGTTCCACCCCGATACCATTTGATGAATCGCTAAAAGACGAGAAGGAACGCTATGAGCCGGGACTCAAGTTCGTGGGATTTATGAAGCGTGACTCTATACCTGATGAATATTTCTGTGGCGATTCGTTGTACTGGATTGTGCATCAAAAGGGTATGAATGCATCAGCACAGAAACTCGATGCATTAGTACGCGCTATGACCAACACAAATATGGCGATGCTCTGCTGCAAAGTGTATAGTGTCGGATTCAATGCGCCGAAGATGGTGGTACTATTGCCAAATAAG ctccATCCCGATAGGCCTGCCTCACTGACCATGATCGAGATCGCTTATCATTCGCAATATCAGTACTTTCAATTTCCACGCCTTCGTACTCCAAAAACGGAATGTACAAACGAACAAATCGATGCTATAGATAATTTGATTGATTCCATGGATCTGTCATTGAATCCTAAAGAGTCAGATGTTCCACGTGACATATGCCAGCCAGACTTATTACCTTTCGAGTCATTGCCTCATATTTATGAACAGAATGTTATGGATGTTCTAGAAAGGAAGATAATATCAAATGTTAAAGAAGATGAACAATTCGCAGAAATGTTAGAAGataaaaattttgtagaaatcTTTTGGAAAATACCCGAACTGCGAGAAAAAGTTTCAAAGCATGCCGCTAAAGTTGTAAAATCGCTATTTCCGTTAGAAGAAAATGTGCCGAAAGTACCTACGAGTGggaaaactaaagtaaaatcaGAAAATACTGAAAGTGGTGCGAGTACTTCGATAGAAGGTAACTCACCACAGATTTGCGATAAAGTTAGTGAAAATACACCTGCTGACGATTTCCGTCAACTTATACAAaacaatgttttaaaaatacagaATCGCACAGAACGCGACGCAAAATTTCAAATGTACGCGCAACAAATGCGAAGTGTTATTTGGTATTTATTGTTTGACACTAAGGATAaattaaactataaaaaattggaagaagCGTTGGAAATTTACCGTAAGCAATGCTATGACTTTAACTCATTTGATGAATACAATGAATGGATAAGCGAAGTGAAGAAAAAAGTCGTACCGAACAAGCTTCAAGATTTTTGGCAGCATGTAGTTGCTGAAAAGGATTTGGGGCTTTGTTTTGTCAGTACCGATTGGCTAGAGAGCAAACGTGCGCTGGAGAAGTTTTATGAATTGCCAGTCGATGACATGGCAGAACACAACGAGTAA